In Thermodesulfobacteriota bacterium, the following are encoded in one genomic region:
- a CDS encoding FkbM family methyltransferase yields MNRKTRYSSRILLSIAKRLPRGYWPVIRAAANRDSSLQDLPIKLKDISYELRADLRESVFVPLYLHGRIPHQVGFDKVCRRVLRVGDTVFDIGANVGYTSALFSDLVAEAGNVLAIEPSPGAFALLHRSLAEVPNIELVNVGVSSGEGELTFYVPSQLDRARLVPINGAKEIMIPTVAVDALGVRYGHPTFLKVDVEGHEPEVFCGAAATLARGDRPIIVFEALDPAALRQCLDVLEKLSNRAYRFLRIRNDGALVPIDAVDGSSDYLAMPEWAENRILPLAK; encoded by the coding sequence ATGAATCGAAAGACCAGATATTCGAGTCGCATCTTGCTAAGCATTGCAAAACGCCTTCCACGCGGCTATTGGCCAGTCATCAGAGCGGCGGCCAACCGAGATTCCAGTCTGCAGGACCTGCCAATTAAACTGAAGGACATCTCATACGAACTCCGGGCAGATCTTCGCGAAAGTGTTTTTGTCCCTCTGTATCTCCACGGCCGAATTCCGCATCAGGTCGGATTTGACAAGGTCTGTCGTCGTGTTCTCCGGGTAGGAGATACCGTCTTCGATATTGGTGCGAACGTTGGATATACATCTGCACTCTTTTCGGATCTGGTTGCTGAAGCCGGCAACGTACTCGCCATCGAACCTTCACCAGGGGCATTCGCGCTCTTGCATCGGTCTCTGGCGGAAGTCCCGAATATCGAACTCGTAAACGTCGGTGTTTCTTCGGGAGAAGGCGAACTTACCTTCTATGTGCCGTCTCAGCTTGATCGTGCCAGGCTCGTCCCGATCAACGGCGCCAAAGAAATAATGATTCCAACGGTTGCGGTCGATGCGCTTGGCGTTCGCTATGGCCATCCCACCTTCCTGAAGGTCGATGTCGAAGGACACGAGCCTGAGGTTTTTTGCGGTGCCGCAGCAACCTTGGCACGGGGCGATCGGCCCATCATCGTGTTCGAAGCGCTCGACCCCGCTGCGCTTCGGCAATGCCTCGACGTGTTGGAAAAGCTAAGCAATCGGGCTTACCGTTTCTTGCGCATCAGGAACGACGGTGCGCTGGTGCCGATCGACGCTGTGGACGGGTCAAGCGATTACCTTGCCATGCCGGAGTGGGCCGAGAATAGGATCTTGCCGCTTGCGAAATGA